A window of Polaromonas hydrogenivorans contains these coding sequences:
- the tuf gene encoding elongation factor Tu, which yields MAKEKFSRTKPHVNVGTIGHVDHGKTTLTAAIATVLAAKFGGEAKAYDQIDAAPEEKARGITINTAHVEYETAARHYAHVDCPGHADYVKNMITGAAQMDGAILVCSAADGPMPQTREHILLARQVGVPYIIVFLNKCDMVDDAELLELVEMEVRELLDKYDFPGDDTPIIHGSAKLALEGDKGPLGEEAIMKLADALDNYIPLPERAVDGAFLMPVEDVFSISGRGTVVTGRIERGIIKVGEEIEIVGIADTQKTICTGVEMFRKLLDQGQAGDNVGILLRGTKREDVQRGQVLCKPGSIKPHTHFTGEIYVLSKDEGGRHTPFFNNYRPQFYFRTTDVTGAIELPEGKEMVMPGDNVSITVKLINPIAMEEGLRFAIREGGRTVGAGVVAKILA from the coding sequence ATGGCAAAAGAGAAATTTTCGCGGACCAAGCCGCACGTAAACGTCGGCACGATTGGCCACGTTGACCATGGCAAGACCACGCTGACGGCAGCGATTGCGACCGTGCTGGCCGCCAAGTTCGGCGGCGAAGCCAAGGCGTACGACCAGATCGACGCGGCACCGGAAGAAAAAGCGCGCGGCATCACCATCAACACCGCCCACGTCGAGTACGAAACGGCCGCCCGTCACTACGCCCACGTTGACTGCCCGGGTCACGCCGATTATGTGAAGAACATGATCACTGGCGCCGCCCAGATGGATGGCGCCATTTTGGTCTGCTCGGCCGCTGACGGCCCGATGCCCCAGACCCGCGAGCACATCCTGCTGGCCCGCCAGGTGGGCGTTCCCTACATCATCGTGTTCCTGAACAAGTGCGACATGGTCGATGACGCAGAACTGCTCGAACTCGTCGAGATGGAAGTGCGCGAGTTGCTCGACAAGTACGATTTCCCTGGCGACGACACCCCCATCATCCACGGCTCGGCCAAGCTCGCCCTCGAAGGCGACAAGGGTCCGCTGGGCGAAGAAGCCATCATGAAGCTGGCTGACGCACTGGACAACTACATTCCCCTGCCAGAGCGCGCTGTTGACGGCGCCTTCCTGATGCCCGTGGAAGACGTGTTCTCCATCTCCGGCCGCGGCACCGTGGTGACCGGCCGTATCGAGCGCGGCATCATCAAGGTCGGCGAAGAAATCGAGATCGTCGGTATCGCTGACACGCAAAAGACCATCTGCACCGGCGTGGAAATGTTCCGAAAGCTGCTCGACCAGGGCCAAGCTGGCGACAACGTCGGTATCTTGCTGCGCGGCACCAAGCGCGAAGATGTGCAGCGCGGCCAGGTGCTGTGCAAGCCCGGCTCGATCAAGCCGCACACGCACTTCACCGGCGAGATCTATGTCCTGTCGAAAGACGAAGGCGGCCGTCACACGCCTTTCTTCAACAACTACCGTCCCCAGTTCTACTTCCGCACGACGGACGTGACCGGCGCGATCGAGTTGCCAGAAGGCAAGGAAATGGTCATGCCAGGCGACAACGTGTCGATCACCGTCAAGCTGATCAACCCGATTGCCATGGAAGAAGGCCTGCGCTTCGCCATCCGCGAAGGCGGCCGTACCGTGGGCGCTGGCGTTGTGGCCAAGATCCTCGCGTAA
- the rplK gene encoding 50S ribosomal protein L11, translating into MAKKIVGFVKLQVPAGKANPSPPIGPALGQRGLNIMEFCKAFNAQTQGVEPGLPLPVVITAYADKSFTFIIKTPPAITLIKKAIKLDKGSATPHSAKVGKITRAQLEEIAKAKMKDLTAADLDAAVRTIAGSARSMGVTVEGVV; encoded by the coding sequence ATGGCGAAAAAAATCGTCGGCTTCGTCAAGCTGCAAGTACCAGCTGGCAAGGCCAATCCATCCCCACCGATCGGACCCGCTCTGGGTCAACGCGGTTTGAACATCATGGAATTCTGCAAGGCATTCAATGCCCAGACCCAAGGTGTCGAGCCTGGTTTGCCACTGCCCGTGGTGATCACCGCTTATGCGGACAAGAGCTTTACCTTCATCATCAAGACGCCTCCAGCGATCACCCTGATCAAGAAGGCCATCAAGCTTGACAAGGGATCGGCAACGCCGCATTCCGCCAAGGTTGGCAAGATCACCCGCGCACAGCTGGAAGAAATCGCCAAAGCCAAGATGAAAGATTTGACTGCTGCTGATCTGGATGCCGCAGTTCGTACTATTGCCGGTTCTGCCCGCTCCATGGGTGTGACGGTGGAGGGTGTTGTATGA
- the secE gene encoding preprotein translocase subunit SecE produces MASTQVETVSTNADKAKLGLAVVLVLASLVGFYMLGKQGQVAQWGVLLAGLVAAVVVFVSSELGKQFLAFGRDSVREVKKVVWPARREAIQMTAYVFGFVVVMALFLWLTDKTLEWVFYDLILGWKR; encoded by the coding sequence ATGGCCTCTACTCAAGTTGAAACCGTCAGTACCAACGCCGACAAGGCCAAGCTCGGTTTGGCGGTTGTGCTGGTTCTGGCATCCCTTGTGGGCTTTTACATGCTTGGCAAGCAGGGTCAGGTTGCGCAATGGGGTGTCCTGCTCGCAGGTCTGGTTGCGGCGGTTGTTGTTTTCGTATCGTCGGAACTTGGCAAGCAGTTTCTTGCTTTCGGCCGTGATTCTGTACGCGAAGTCAAAAAAGTCGTCTGGCCGGCTCGTAGAGAGGCGATTCAAATGACCGCTTACGTGTTTGGCTTTGTGGTGGTGATGGCATTGTTTTTGTGGTTGACGGATAAAACACTTGAATGGGTGTTCTACGACCTGATCCTTGGATGGAAAAGATAA
- the nusG gene encoding transcription termination/antitermination protein NusG, with translation MSDLNNTVVSDVVADASLALTPGMQWYVVHAYSGMEKAAERNIVERINRAGMQSKFGRFLVPTEEVVEIKNGQKKTTERRFFPGYVLVEMVMDDETWHLVKHTNKVTGFVGGAKNRPAPISEEEVQKIVSQMQVGTDKPRHKVEFEAGEYVRVKDGPFTDFNGTVEEVNYEKNKVRVSVTIFGRATPVELEFSQIEKT, from the coding sequence ATGAGCGATCTGAACAATACGGTAGTCAGCGACGTTGTAGCTGATGCCTCCTTGGCGCTGACCCCTGGCATGCAGTGGTATGTTGTTCATGCCTATTCCGGCATGGAAAAAGCGGCTGAGCGTAATATTGTTGAGCGCATCAACCGTGCTGGCATGCAGTCCAAGTTTGGCCGCTTTCTTGTGCCTACCGAAGAGGTGGTCGAGATCAAGAATGGCCAGAAAAAAACGACCGAACGTCGTTTCTTCCCCGGCTATGTGCTTGTAGAAATGGTCATGGATGACGAAACCTGGCATTTGGTGAAGCACACCAATAAAGTCACTGGTTTTGTTGGCGGTGCGAAAAACCGTCCAGCCCCCATTTCTGAAGAAGAAGTGCAAAAGATCGTCAGCCAGATGCAGGTTGGTACCGACAAGCCGCGCCACAAGGTCGAGTTTGAAGCGGGTGAATACGTTCGTGTCAAGGATGGCCCTTTCACTGACTTCAACGGTACGGTTGAAGAAGTGAACTACGAAAAGAACAAAGTTCGGGTGTCGGTCACGATTTTCGGACGGGCAACACCGGTTGAGCTGGAGTTCAGTCAGATCGAAAAAACCTGA
- the rplA gene encoding 50S ribosomal protein L1, whose translation MSKLTKRQKTVGDKIDSNKLYALSDALGLVKEFAVAKFDESIDVAVQLGIDAKKSDQVVRGAVVLPNGTGKTKRVAVFAQGAKAEEAKAAGADIVGMDDLAADIKAGKMDFDVVIASPDAMRIVGTLGQILGPRGLMPNPKVGTVTPDVATAVRNAKAGQVQFRVDKAGIVHGTIGRRSFDTAKLQGNLAALVDALIKAKPATSKGVYLKKVAVSSTMGVGVRVDTQSIAA comes from the coding sequence ATGAGCAAGCTGACCAAACGTCAAAAAACCGTCGGCGACAAGATCGACAGCAACAAGCTGTACGCACTGTCTGACGCACTGGGCCTTGTCAAAGAGTTCGCTGTCGCCAAGTTCGATGAGTCCATCGACGTGGCCGTGCAACTCGGTATCGATGCCAAGAAATCTGACCAGGTTGTTCGCGGCGCTGTCGTGCTGCCAAACGGCACAGGTAAAACCAAGCGTGTCGCTGTGTTCGCCCAAGGTGCCAAGGCTGAAGAAGCCAAGGCTGCTGGTGCAGACATCGTTGGCATGGATGATCTGGCTGCCGACATCAAGGCCGGCAAGATGGACTTCGACGTCGTGATTGCTTCCCCTGATGCGATGCGCATCGTCGGTACGCTGGGCCAGATCCTCGGCCCACGTGGTCTGATGCCTAACCCTAAGGTCGGCACTGTGACGCCTGACGTCGCGACCGCTGTCCGCAACGCAAAAGCTGGCCAGGTCCAGTTCCGCGTTGACAAGGCCGGTATTGTGCATGGCACCATCGGTCGCCGTTCGTTCGACACCGCCAAGTTGCAAGGCAATCTGGCTGCATTGGTTGACGCGCTGATCAAGGCCAAGCCTGCTACCAGCAAGGGCGTGTACTTGAAGAAAGTCGCTGTTTCATCAACGATGGGCGTGGGCGTTCGCGTCGATACGCAATCCATCGCGGCTTGA
- the trpD gene encoding anthranilate phosphoribosyltransferase — protein sequence MPNSHKITASEALQRTIEHREIFHDEMLHIMRLIMSGEMSPLMTAALITGLRVKKETIGEITAAAQVMREFSTKVHVADKTHLVDIVGTGGDGSHTFNISTCAMFVAASAGARVSKHGGRSVSSKSGSADVVESLGISLNLSPEAIARCIEEVGVGFMFAPNHHPAMKNVAPVRKELGIRTIFNILGPLTNPASAPNILMGVFHPDLVGIQVRALQRLGAEHALVVYGKDGMDEVSLGAATVVGELKDGEITEYEIHPEDFGIPMASNRALRVETPEQSKAMLLGVLDNQLGAPRDIVILNAGAALYAANVVNSMKDGMDRAQAAIESGAARRKLAQLAEFSQSASGA from the coding sequence ATGCCCAACAGCCACAAGATCACCGCCAGCGAAGCCCTGCAGCGCACCATCGAGCACCGCGAGATTTTTCATGACGAGATGCTGCACATCATGCGGCTCATCATGAGTGGCGAGATGTCGCCGCTCATGACGGCGGCGCTGATCACCGGCCTGCGCGTCAAGAAGGAAACCATCGGCGAAATCACCGCCGCCGCGCAGGTGATGCGCGAGTTCTCGACCAAGGTGCATGTCGCCGACAAGACCCATCTGGTCGATATCGTCGGCACCGGCGGCGACGGCTCGCACACCTTCAACATCTCGACCTGCGCCATGTTCGTGGCGGCAAGCGCCGGCGCGAGGGTCAGCAAGCACGGCGGGCGCAGCGTCAGCAGCAAGTCGGGCAGCGCCGACGTGGTCGAGTCGCTGGGCATTTCGCTCAATCTGTCGCCCGAGGCGATTGCCCGCTGCATCGAGGAAGTGGGCGTCGGCTTCATGTTCGCACCCAACCACCATCCGGCCATGAAGAACGTCGCGCCGGTGCGCAAGGAACTCGGCATCCGCACCATCTTCAACATCCTCGGCCCGCTGACCAACCCGGCCAGCGCACCGAACATCCTGATGGGCGTGTTCCACCCCGACCTGGTCGGCATTCAGGTCCGCGCGCTGCAGCGCCTCGGGGCCGAGCACGCCCTGGTGGTGTACGGCAAGGACGGCATGGACGAGGTCAGCCTGGGCGCTGCCACCGTGGTGGGCGAACTGAAGGACGGCGAAATCACCGAGTACGAAATCCATCCGGAAGACTTCGGCATTCCCATGGCCAGCAACCGCGCGCTGCGGGTTGAAACGCCCGAGCAGTCCAAGGCCATGCTGCTGGGCGTGCTCGACAACCAGCTGGGCGCGCCGCGCGACATCGTGATCCTCAACGCCGGTGCCGCGCTCTATGCCGCCAATGTGGTAAATTCAATGAAAGACGGCATGGATCGGGCGCAAGCTGCTATTGAATCAGGAGCGGCCAGGCGGAAGCTGGCGCAACTCGCCGAGTTCAGCCAGTCCGCGTCCGGAGCCTGA
- a CDS encoding aminodeoxychorismate/anthranilate synthase component II — protein MKLLMIDNYDSFTYNIVQYFGELGAEVEVFRNDEITVAEIAARLDAGLLDRLVVSPGPCSPAEAGISVAAIQHFAGKLPILGVCLGHQAIGAAFGGKIIRAQVLMHGKTSVITTSQQGVFAGLPAQFTVNRYHSLAIEKSSCPDVLEVTAWTDDGEIMGVRHKTLPIQGVQFHPESILTEHGHAMLKNFLEQRI, from the coding sequence ATGAAACTTTTGATGATCGACAACTACGACAGCTTCACCTACAACATCGTCCAGTATTTTGGCGAGCTGGGCGCCGAGGTGGAGGTGTTTCGCAACGACGAGATCACGGTGGCCGAGATTGCCGCGCGGCTGGACGCGGGGCTGCTCGACCGCCTGGTGGTGTCGCCCGGCCCGTGCTCGCCGGCCGAGGCCGGCATTTCAGTCGCGGCCATCCAGCACTTTGCCGGCAAGCTGCCGATCCTGGGCGTCTGCCTGGGCCACCAAGCCATAGGCGCGGCTTTTGGCGGCAAGATTATCCGGGCGCAGGTGCTGATGCACGGCAAGACCAGCGTCATCACGACCTCGCAGCAGGGCGTTTTTGCCGGCCTGCCCGCGCAATTCACCGTCAACCGCTACCACTCGCTGGCGATTGAAAAATCGTCGTGTCCCGACGTGCTCGAAGTCACCGCCTGGACCGACGACGGCGAAATCATGGGCGTGCGCCACAAGACGCTGCCGATTCAGGGCGTGCAGTTTCACCCCGAATCCATCCTGACCGAGCACGGCCATGCGATGCTGAAAAACTTCCTGGAGCAGCGGATATGA
- the trpC gene encoding indole-3-glycerol phosphate synthase TrpC: MSDILNKIIAVKREEIKDAINRKPLPAMRKDAESRVLTRDFVGALRAKIAAGKPAVIAEIKKASPSKGVLRADFIPADIAQSYAEFGAACLSVLTDQQFFQGSIDYLKQARASCSLPVLRKDFIIDAYQVYESRVMGADCILLIAACLDDAQMKTLEALAMSLDMAVLVEVHDEAELERALRLRTPLIGINNRNLNTFEVSLDTTLRLMGKVPAERLLVTESGITTPEDVKRMRDAKVNAFLVGEAFMRADEPGVALAELFGE; this comes from the coding sequence ATGAGCGACATCCTGAACAAGATCATTGCCGTCAAGCGCGAAGAAATCAAAGACGCCATCAACCGCAAGCCCCTGCCCGCCATGCGCAAGGACGCCGAGTCGCGCGTGCTGACGCGGGACTTTGTCGGCGCCCTGCGCGCCAAAATCGCCGCAGGCAAGCCCGCCGTGATTGCCGAAATCAAGAAGGCCAGCCCGTCCAAGGGCGTGCTGCGCGCCGACTTCATTCCCGCCGATATCGCCCAGAGCTATGCCGAGTTCGGCGCGGCCTGCCTGTCGGTCCTGACCGACCAGCAGTTTTTCCAGGGCAGCATCGACTACCTGAAGCAGGCGAGGGCATCGTGCAGCCTGCCGGTGCTGCGCAAGGATTTCATCATTGACGCCTACCAGGTCTATGAGTCCCGCGTCATGGGCGCCGACTGCATCCTGCTGATCGCCGCCTGCCTGGACGACGCGCAGATGAAGACCCTAGAAGCGCTGGCGATGTCGCTCGACATGGCGGTGCTGGTCGAGGTGCATGACGAGGCGGAGCTGGAACGCGCGCTCAGGCTCAGGACGCCTTTGATCGGCATCAACAACCGCAACCTGAACACCTTCGAGGTCTCGCTGGACACGACCTTGAGGCTGATGGGAAAAGTGCCAGCAGAGCGCCTGCTGGTCACCGAATCGGGCATCACGACGCCTGAAGATGTCAAACGCATGCGGGACGCCAAGGTCAACGCTTTCCTGGTCGGCGAGGCTTTCATGCGGGCAGACGAACCGGGCGTTGCGCTGGCCGAGCTGTTTGGCGAATAA
- a CDS encoding uracil-DNA glycosylase, translating into MAQQSFSALPDGVMPDRLMSADPSTWPVAADWQPVVDDFFASATGQKLLAFLRARLEAGAVIFPPRPLRALELTPAKEVRVVILGQDPYHGRGQAEGLAFSVAPGVALPPSLRNIFKELQRDLGTPPPKFPVPGGSLVNWATHGVLLLNTCLTVEEGVAASHAGKGWEMLTDSVIRQVSAGDHAVVFMLWGAHAQSKRALIDDSRHKVLVANHPSPLSALRPPLPFIGCGHFSQAREWKVAHQKD; encoded by the coding sequence ATGGCGCAGCAATCCTTTTCCGCACTGCCTGACGGTGTCATGCCGGACCGGCTGATGAGCGCCGATCCGTCAACATGGCCGGTTGCGGCCGACTGGCAGCCTGTGGTGGACGATTTTTTTGCCAGTGCCACCGGCCAGAAGCTACTGGCGTTTTTACGCGCAAGGCTGGAAGCCGGCGCGGTCATCTTTCCGCCACGGCCGCTGCGTGCGCTCGAACTGACGCCGGCCAAGGAGGTGCGCGTCGTCATCCTGGGCCAGGACCCCTACCACGGGCGCGGGCAGGCCGAAGGGCTGGCGTTTTCCGTGGCGCCTGGGGTGGCTTTGCCGCCTTCGCTGCGCAATATCTTCAAGGAACTGCAGCGCGACCTGGGCACGCCGCCGCCGAAGTTCCCGGTGCCCGGCGGCAGCCTGGTCAATTGGGCAACCCATGGCGTGCTGCTGCTCAACACCTGCCTGACGGTGGAAGAGGGCGTTGCGGCAAGCCATGCCGGCAAGGGCTGGGAAATGCTGACCGACAGCGTGATTCGCCAGGTATCGGCGGGCGATCATGCTGTGGTATTCATGCTGTGGGGCGCGCATGCGCAGTCCAAGCGAGCGCTGATCGATGACAGCCGCCACAAGGTGCTGGTTGCCAACCATCCTTCGCCACTGTCGGCCCTGAGGCCACCCTTGCCTTTCATCGGTTGCGGGCATTTTTCACAGGCGCGTGAGTGGAAGGTTGCGCATCAAAAAGACTGA
- the ltaE gene encoding low-specificity L-threonine aldolase: MMHKPVDLRSDTVTQPTAAMRAAMQAAPLGDDVFGDDPSVNALQEKIAALLGFEAALFVPTGTQGNLCAILGHCQRGDEYIVGQQAHCYRWEGGGAAVFGSVQPQPLNHQPDGTLALGDIEAAIKPDDAHFARTRLLALENTLGGKLLPFDYVEQATQLAQDRGLGRHLDGARLFNAAVAQAAQTGSDAFTEARRIAQCFDSVSVCFSKGLGAPVGSALCGSPGFIARAHRIRKMAGGGMRQSGMLAAAAAHALDHHVVRLAQDHALAQRLADGLAGIDGLRVEAPQTNILFVDLTGAAKARSADLLRHLADNGIQATGLYRLRFVTHLDVDAADIDRAAAVVRQFFNG; this comes from the coding sequence ATGATGCATAAACCAGTCGATTTGCGCAGCGACACGGTCACGCAGCCGACCGCCGCGATGCGCGCGGCGATGCAGGCAGCGCCGCTGGGCGACGATGTGTTTGGCGACGACCCGAGCGTCAACGCGCTGCAGGAAAAAATCGCCGCGCTGCTGGGCTTCGAGGCCGCGCTGTTCGTGCCCACCGGAACGCAGGGCAACCTGTGCGCCATCCTCGGCCATTGCCAGCGCGGCGACGAGTACATCGTCGGCCAGCAGGCGCACTGCTACCGCTGGGAAGGCGGCGGCGCGGCGGTGTTCGGCAGCGTGCAGCCACAGCCGCTGAACCACCAGCCCGACGGCACGCTGGCCCTGGGTGATATCGAAGCGGCCATCAAGCCCGACGACGCGCATTTCGCCCGCACGCGGCTGCTGGCGCTGGAAAACACGCTGGGCGGCAAGCTGCTGCCTTTCGACTATGTAGAGCAAGCCACGCAACTGGCGCAAGACCGGGGCCTGGGCCGGCATCTGGACGGTGCGCGGCTGTTCAACGCCGCCGTGGCGCAGGCGGCGCAAACCGGCAGCGATGCCTTCACCGAGGCGCGCCGCATCGCCCAGTGCTTTGACAGCGTGTCGGTCTGCTTCAGCAAGGGGCTGGGCGCGCCGGTCGGCTCGGCGCTGTGCGGATCGCCGGGTTTCATCGCCCGCGCCCACCGCATCCGCAAGATGGCCGGCGGCGGCATGCGCCAGTCCGGCATGCTGGCTGCGGCCGCCGCGCATGCGCTGGACCATCATGTCGTGCGGCTGGCGCAGGACCATGCGCTGGCGCAGCGGCTGGCCGACGGGCTGGCGGGCATCGACGGCCTGCGGGTGGAAGCGCCGCAGACCAACATCCTGTTCGTGGATTTGACGGGTGCCGCCAAGGCCCGGTCTGCCGACCTGCTCAGGCATCTGGCCGACAACGGTATTCAGGCCACCGGCCTTTACCGCCTGCGGTTTGTCACGCACCTGGACGTGGATGCTGCGGACATTGACCGCGCAGCCGCCGTGGTCCGACAATTCTTCAATGGCTGA